In Methanofollis sp., one DNA window encodes the following:
- a CDS encoding RuBisCO large subunit C-terminal-like domain-containing protein — protein MTDVTATYYFRPRADTTPEAAAQALVEEETTGTWTDITTTTEYVRRLDGEVLSVEHSGKGYVTRVRYPAEIFEAGNIPQYLSVVAGNLFGLARLEAVRLLDVDFPDELVPFRGPKFGMEGVRRLIGTTDRPHVGTIIKPKVGLTPKDTAEVAYHAAVGGVDLIKDDETLTDQRFCPMDERLQAVMARLDDAKSETGRQVLYAVNISARADEIVERAEHAIDLGANMVMIDVITCGFTALQALGEAPSVKVPIHVHRTMHGAITRNPEHGIAMRPIARIVRMLGGDQLHTGTVSGKMSHDVSELKGDNAALTEAYFGLKPTFPVASGGLHPGKVATELKNLGMNIVLQAGGGIHGHPDGTEAGARAMRQAVDAFMAGVSAEEYAKDHYELAKALVTWGNR, from the coding sequence ATGACAGACGTTACGGCAACCTATTATTTCCGCCCGCGGGCCGACACGACGCCCGAAGCGGCGGCGCAGGCTCTCGTCGAGGAGGAGACGACCGGCACCTGGACCGATATCACGACGACGACCGAATATGTCCGCCGCCTGGACGGCGAGGTGCTCTCTGTCGAACACTCGGGGAAGGGCTACGTGACGCGGGTGCGGTACCCGGCCGAGATCTTCGAGGCCGGGAACATCCCGCAGTACCTCTCCGTCGTGGCCGGCAACCTCTTCGGCCTCGCCCGCCTGGAGGCGGTCCGCCTCCTCGACGTCGACTTCCCGGACGAACTCGTCCCCTTCAGGGGCCCGAAGTTCGGGATGGAAGGGGTGCGGCGGTTGATCGGGACGACGGACCGCCCCCATGTCGGCACGATCATCAAGCCGAAGGTGGGCCTGACCCCGAAGGACACCGCAGAGGTGGCCTACCACGCGGCGGTCGGCGGGGTCGACCTGATCAAGGACGACGAGACCCTGACAGACCAGAGATTCTGCCCGATGGACGAGAGGCTCCAGGCGGTGATGGCCCGCCTGGACGATGCGAAGAGCGAGACAGGGCGGCAGGTGCTGTATGCGGTGAACATCTCGGCACGTGCCGACGAGATCGTGGAGAGGGCCGAGCACGCGATCGACCTCGGGGCGAACATGGTGATGATCGACGTGATCACCTGCGGTTTCACCGCCCTACAGGCCCTCGGCGAAGCGCCGTCGGTGAAGGTGCCGATCCACGTCCACAGGACGATGCACGGTGCGATCACGCGGAACCCCGAGCATGGGATCGCGATGCGGCCGATCGCCCGGATCGTCAGGATGCTCGGCGGCGACCAGCTCCACACCGGCACGGTCTCCGGGAAGATGAGCCACGACGTCTCCGAACTGAAGGGGGACAACGCCGCCCTGACAGAGGCGTACTTCGGCCTGAAGCCGACCTTCCCGGTGGCGAGCGGCGGCCTCCACCCCGGCAAGGTGGCGACCGAGCTGAAGAACCTGGGCATGAACATCGTCCTCCAGGCGGGCGGCGGCATCCACGGCCACCCGGACGGCACCGAGGCCGGTGCACGGGCGATGCGCCAGGCTGTGGACGCCTTCATGGCCGGGGTCTCGGCGGAGGAGTACGCGAAGGACCACTACGAACTGGCGAAGGCGCTGGTGACGTGGGGGAACAGGTAG